The following proteins come from a genomic window of Montipora capricornis isolate CH-2021 chromosome 9, ASM3666992v2, whole genome shotgun sequence:
- the LOC138016453 gene encoding sialate:O-sulfotransferase 2-like, whose translation MLLQRFSGLFLGIVAFLGGTIAYVEVVDTNPDFIGCYKDDKVIDQTGFRLVNSRALGFQVESFYSVQDCVDQCATKGFLYAGLQNGDLCFCGNDFDKYGRADDLECNIKCRKPDEDVTITNNPFDSCGGRWRNSVYAVTGVRAAERAEAKKWWAGNDK comes from the exons ATGCTTCTGCAAAGATTCTCAG GGTTGTTTCTGGGTATCGTCGCTTTTCTTG GTGGTACAATCGCCTACGTAGAAGTGGTAGACACAAACCCCG ATTTTATCGGCTGTTATAAAGACGACAAAGTAATAGATCAGACCGGCTTTCGCTTGGTAAATTCGCGCGCTCTCGGATTTCAAGTCGAGAGTTTCTACTCCGTACAAGATTGTGTTGACCAATGCGCCACGAAGGGCTTCCTCTATGCTGGGCtacaaaatggcgacctttgtTTCTGCGGCAACGACTTCGATAAATATGGCCGCGCGGATGACTTGGAGTGCAACATAAAATGTCGAAAGCCTGATGAAGATGTCACGATCACTAATAATCCATTTGATTCTTGTGGTGGAAGGTGGAGAAACTCCGTGTATGCAG TTACCGGTGTTCGAGCCGCAGAACGCGCAGAGGCAAAGAAATGGTGGGCTGGAAACGACAAATAA